The DNA region TGGAGGCCATTCCCACAGGATAATCTTAAGCGAGGACATAATGATAGAAAATATccaaatgatgatgatggtagtTATAGCCTTCGTTGACGTCATCGTGGTGTGATAGTTGAGAGGATAAGTGATACAGAAGTACCTTTCGATGCTAATTGCGGTCAAGTTTATAATGGAAGCCACTCCGCAGAGAATATCCATAAATGTCCATACTTTTAGGAATACCTCTTTGAGTAATACCCCGGACATCAGATAAGCAGCCCATATCGGCATGGATACCAAGGCCACCAAGATATCTGCTACGGCTAAAGATACGACGAAGTAGTTTGTTACTGTGCGAATCTTCATGTTCCTCTTGAAGGCGAGAATAACAAGTGCATTTCCAAACAAGGTCATTGTCATAATCAGAAGCAAGCAGCTGAATGAAAGAATATTTAGAGGATCGTAGATGCCGCTAGTTACTGAATCGTTTAGTTTTGCGCCTGGGTTGGTTGTGTTTGTGTGATTCATGGCTCGCACTGCAGCTGTTGGCGGTTCCACGGGCACTTGTAAACCGTTAAGTGCTTGAAGTCTGTACTTGCGGGTTTTGCAATCGAAAATCTCTCTTTATCCCCCACGGTTGACAGGAAATGATGTATTATCTATTTCGATGGCAGTATTGGGCTGAAAAGTTTTCTCTTGTTGACAGGTAGTTTGACGGgaaagtaacaaacaaaaagatattttaaaacgtCATAAAAGATTTGGACGACTTTTTCGTTGTCAACCACGGTTACTTGGCGTAACAAGGAGCTTtctttcacagtttttttttgggggAGGCTAAATTTCCACTTTTTTAAAAGCTTGTCGATTTGATATCCTCAATGTAGTGGGAAGGTACCTGTGTAAATGAGAAAATCTGGATTAATAATTTGAAATGACATCGGACCATTAAGCTTTatgttaaatatattttgacgGCACTCAATTTCGCATCAGATAAAAGCTAAAGAGAAATGAGCTAATTTCCTTTCTAAAGCACTGAACAGGTCGATCCACTAGGTAGAAGACACCATACATTATCCAATTTCTGGCGAATAAATTAAATCGTCTTGGAAACCCTAAGTCAGGCAGGTCCTTAATTTCGCTGTTTATCTCAAAAGAAAGAAGGCAAATGTTTACCACAGGAGATGGTCATTTCCAAAAGGTGAATAAAAAACCATCTCATTGCATTTCCCTAGAATTAGTCGAGCTTCATTTGGCAACTTCCTGTATTAATACAGATGGAGATTTGAAAGGATCTACTGAACAATGTACATCGACCGCCGACTAATAACACTTTGCATGAAATGAGTTCAACATCTACCGCTTTTGATAGACTGGAGttcattaaatttatttagaCTAAGATACACCGGGAGAACGTGTTgtattttagcaatttttagtcTTGTTCAATTGTTATCATGACGAAAATTGTATtcgaagaatttttttacaacGAATCTTGCAGAATCTGTGCTTTCGTGCGATGTGAGTCCTGTTCCTACCGCTACGAATTAAAGTTATTTAAGTGCCTTTAGGAGCTTAAGTCATTGTGAGTTTTATCAATTAGCACAAacgaaaattctttttttttgacggTTTTATTGCTGCAAATAATTATGTTCGTCGAGGCCAGAATGTGTCTATTCAATGAAGTATATCTACATAAGTTTTTGTATATAATATTGTTAGTGAATGTTTTGACCAACTTGGAAAGGTTGTAAGGATATtcattttgtaatatttttgccGTGAAAAGATTAAAGAAGCCGCTGGAATTTTGGTCATTGTGCGCAAATATATTCTTTGAGGGCAGTGTTGAACTATTCATTGAGAAAAACAGTACCTTGCTTCTTTTTTAAGGAACTGCTGCAAATCATTTACATTTCTATAATAAGGATAAGAATTTTCTGGAATAATATGCATAAAgcaaaaatgaccaaaaaataaagttaaaatgaaataatgaccaaaaaaatataataaaagaTGAAATTGCTCCAAGGCGCTTTTTACATTTGCATTATCGGGCGCTGAATTTTAGTGGATTTTGGTGCTTAGGATGAAGGATGAAGAATGAAGAGCTTGTGTggcaatttagtgttatcagCGACGAatttcactctgacgaagggctaacgctcgaaacgtcagatctttaactctttacggtggccaatttacattaccaactcagttaataatactgaattaccctgttatactctcccaccgacgcagcactataGTTTATTCAGAAACTTACTCCCTCTATGATAATAAATGTGGT from Pocillopora verrucosa isolate sample1 chromosome 1, ASM3666991v2, whole genome shotgun sequence includes:
- the LOC131800156 gene encoding histamine H2 receptor, with the protein product MNHTNTTNPGAKLNDSVTSGIYDPLNILSFSCLLLIMTMTLFGNALVILAFKRNMKIRTVTNYFVVSLAVADILVALVSMPIWAAYLMSGVLLKEVFLKVWTFMDILCGVASIINLTAISIERYFCITYPLNYHTTMTSTKAITTIIIIWIFSIIMSSLKIILWEWPPPKYELMIVISCFFVPLLIMCISYRFIFKTARFQARQIALMIKGNVKNFLLASEMRAAKTLAVVMGAFVISWGPFFIINIVYGFCDGCVTEQSVVVAKWMHYSNSVFNPIVYACMNKEFRKAFCIILFGRKRCCRPRGRNETTDQTELTLGTNT